The following nucleotide sequence is from Deltaproteobacteria bacterium.
AAGGATCGAAGGGAAAACGGTCGCATGCCGCGTGGTGGCGGGAGGTGAGCTCAGGTCGCGAAAAGGGCTCAACCTGCCGGGAATTTCCCTGGGAATAGATGCTTTTACCGAACACGACCGCGACTGCATGGCATTTGCCCTGGAAAAGGGGGTGGATGCCATCAGCCAGTCCTTCGTGGAAAGCGCCGGGGATGTGGAGCGGGTTCGCGAGGCATCCAGGTCTTTCGGAAAGAACCCCTTTATCATAGCGAAGATAGAGCGGTCGGTTGCTCTTGATCAGATCGATGGGATTCTCCATGCCGCAGACGGGATCATGATTGCCAGGGGGGACCTGGGGGTGGATATCCCCATCGAACAGATCGCCATCGCTCAGAAGCGGATCATGGACAAGGCCCTTTTCATGGGAAAGCCCGTGATAACGGCGACACAGATGCTGGAGTCGATGGTGGACAACCCCCGTCCCACCCGTGCCGAGGCAACGGATGTGGCAAATGCTATCCTTGACGGCACCGACTGCGTCATGCTGTCTGGCGAATCGGCGGTGGGGAAGTATCCGGTAGAGGCCGTGTCGATGCTTGCCTCGATAGCGAAAGAAACGGAGCCTCACCGTTCGTCATTCCGGCACGAAGCAACCCGGGTACAAGAAGGAATCGCAGCCGGCGTCGGCCCCGTGGACATCATCGCATCGAGCATCCAGCGAGCCCTCGAGTACGTCTCCCCTGCTGCGGTGATCGTCCCCACATTGAGCGGGTACACGGCGAGAAGCCTTGCCCGCTTCAGGTTCCCCGTGTGGGTGACGGCTGTGAGCCCCCATCACGAGACCTGCCAGGCGCTCACCTTTTCCTACGGCGTCTACCCTGTTTACGAACCCGATTACCCGGAGGACTGGAACACCTATGCCCGGGAGTGGGTGAGAAGGGAAAACCTGGATGGAAGGTACGTCATCCTGACCGAGGGGCCATCCCCCAGATACCCGAAAGGCAACAACCGGATGGAGATCATAGACCTGGAGAGACAGGGAGGGTAGCAGACAGACGATCCCCTCCATCTTCATCGAAGGCGGTGCCGGGACCGCGTGAGAGAGATGAATTTTGAAGGGGTGATCCGAAAAGGAGGTAAAAACCATGCCAGTTGCCGACTACAGGGTTTACTGCGAGATGCTCGATCGGGCACAGGAAAATGACTATGCCTATCCCGCCATAAACGTGACGTCCCTCGTGACGGCGAACGCCGTCCTTCGCGGGCTCGCCGAAGCAAGGAGCGACGGCATCATACAGGTTTCAACCGGGGGAGGCTCGTTCGCGTCGGGCCTGTCCCTGGGAGACATGGTGCTGGGGGCGATCTCGATCGCCGAGCACGTGCACCGGGCTGCAGAGCGGTACGACATCTACGTCGCCCTCCACACCGATCACTGCACCGCCGACAAGCTGGAAAGCTTCGTCATTCCCCTCATCGAGGAGACGGAGCGCCGCCGCGCGGCGGGCATGAAGAACCTTTTCAACAGCCACATGTTCGACGGGAGCACCCTCCCCTTGAGCGAAAATCTTAAGCTGGCGGTACCGCTGCTCGAGCGCTGCCACAGAAACGAGATAATCCTGGAAGTGGAGACGGGCATCGTGGGCGGAGAGGAAGACGGGGTCAGCGGTGAGGACGCTCCCCCGGAAAAGCTCTACACCACTCCCGAAGACATGCTGGAAGTGGCAAGGACGCTGAGCCAGGTCAAAGGCGCACGATTCCTCCTTGCGGCTACCTTCGGGAACGTCCACGGCGTCTACAAGCCCGGCAAGGTGAAGCTGCGCCCGAAGATCCTGAAGGAGGGGCAGGAGGCGGTGGAGAGTGCATTCGGGAAGGATGCCCGCTTCGACCTGGTCTTTCACGGCGGCTCGGGTTCCACCCTTGAGGAGATCCGGGAGACCCTCGAATACGGCGTTGTGAAGATGAACATCGATACCGACACGCAGTACGCCTTCTCCCGGCCGATTGCGGACCACATGATGAAGCACTATGACGGTGTCCTGAAAGTGGACGGCGAGGTGGGCAACAAGAAGATGTACGACCCCCGCAACTATCTGAAGCTGGCCGAGGCTTCCATGGCGGAGCGGGTAAAGCTGGGGGCTTCGGACCTCAGGTCCGAGGGAAACACCCTGTTTGGCAGCTGATGGGGTCTGACCGTGGCCTGGTGGATATTGACAGATGACCCGGTGATTTTTTGATGGAGGCTCGCCATGGAAGTGAGGAGTCATGATTTTCAGGTTTCGGCGCTTGGCGCGTGCACCTTTCCGAACCCCATGCAGGGTGTTACCTTCGTCGCTGACGGGAGCCAGGTGCTTTACCACGGAAAGATCGATGAGGTGCGAAAATTCTTCGACAGGGGGGAATCCCCACCCGCCTTCGAGGTGGCAGGCCCCAGGGAGAAGATCTTTTTCGACCCGTCGAAGCTCTCCTGCGGGGTCGTGACCTGCGGTGGGCTCTGCCCGGGGCTGAACGACGTGATCCGGTCCATCGTGCTGAACCTCTATCATCACTACGGCGTGAAAAGGGTGCTGGGGTTTCCTTTCGGGTTCGAGGGGCTCACCGACAAATACGGCCATGTTCCCATGGAACTTACTCCCGGGGTGGTCAACATCATACACGAGCAGGGGGGGACGATCCTCGGTTCCTCCCGGGGAGCCCAGGCTGTGGGGGAGATGGTCGATACACTGGAGCGGTTCAATATCGGCATCCTCTTCACTATCGGGGGGGACGGTACCCTCCGGGGGGCTCAGGCCATATCGGACGAGATCGCGCGCCGGGGCCTTTCCATTTCTGCCATAGGGATCCCGAAGACCATCGACAACGACATCTCATTCATCCACTGGTCCTTCGGGTTCGAGACGGCCGTATCAGAGGCCAGGAGGGTGATCTACGGGGCCCACACGGAGGCCACGGGGGCGAGAAACGGCGTCGGCCTCGTGAAGCTCATGGGCCGCGAATCGGGATTCATAGCGGCCTATTCAGCCCTTGCGAACAACGACGTGAACTTCTGCCTGATCCCGGAAGTTCCCTTCACCCTGGAGGGATTTCTCGCAGCACTGGAAAAGAGGATCGAGCAGAGAGGCCATGCCGTGATCGTCGTTGCGGAAGGTGCGGGGCAGGATTTGATGGCGGAGACGGGGGAGCGGGATGCCTCGGGAAACATCCGCTTCGGGGATATCGGGCTCTTCTTGAGAGACGCGATCAGGGCCCATTTCGCGAGCCTGGGCACGGAGCTGAATCTCAAATACATCGATCCGAGCTACACGATCCGGAGCATTCCCGCCAACGCCCGGGACTCTGCCTTTTGCCTCCTCCTCGGGCAGCTTGCGGTACATGCGGGAATGGCGGGACGCACGGGTATGGTGGTTGGAAACTGGAGGCAGGAGTTTACTCACGTACCGATTCCACTCACCGTTTCCGCGCGCAAGAAGGTGGATCCCGGCGACAGGCTCTGGAGCAGCGTCCTTGCCGCTACGGGACAGCCAAAGGACATGCGGTAGAGCGGGGTCAGGCCCTTCCCTCTGACCCGGCTGCGAACAATGGTCCCACAACTTAGCCCCATGGTATTTCGGCCCGACCTTCAGAAGCTTTGCAGAGAATTATGAACCTGCTCGTTGATAGTGCGGCATTTGGAAGGCAGGATTTAAAACCAGATGAGCCGAGAAGTTAAGAAGCATGCAGGAATTGATGTCCCGATGCCCGGTCAAATAATGGAAACCATTGTTCAATGATGGAGGCGATGGGCTATCTGATTTCAGGAGTAGTTTTTGGGACCGCTGCGGGAATATCTCCCGGACCGCTGTTGACGCTCGTAATCGCCGAAACCATAAAGCATAGCAAGAGGGAAGGCATCAAGGTCGCCAGCGCTCCTATCATTACGGATCTGCCCATAGTAATGGCGTCGATCTATGTTATCGCGAAACTGTCCCACTCCGATCTTTTGCTGGGGATCATTTCTATTTTCGGTGCAGCCTTTATCGGGTATCTGGCCTGCGAGAGCATTACCGTTAAAGGGGTTGAGCTGGACCTTGGGAAAGTCAAACCCAGGTCTCTGAGAAAAGGGGTGATTACCAACTTTCTCAATCCCCATCCGTATCTTTTCTGGATTGCAGTGGGTGCCCCTGTTACGTTAAAAGCGTTTGAAGACAGTTTCCTGTCGGCATTTTCTTTCATACTGGGATTCTACCTCTGTTTGATAGGATCGAAAGTGCTGATAGCACTGGTGGTTGACAGGTCCAAGGATTTTCTCAAGAGCAGCGCATACGTGTATATCCTTCGCGTGCTCGGCGTTATCTTGTTGATATTTTCAGGGCTCTTTATCAGGGATGGCCTGAAATTTTTCGGTCTTATCCGTTAGTAAGGATACCCCGGAGAGAACAGGGAAAGGATCATCCAGATCAGTACTCTCAACTTTCGCTACCCTATCGGGGAGTTCCGGCTGAATGTCCCGGAGTTTTCCGTATCACCGCCCCCCTGCATCTCGACGGAGAGGTCCGGGAGCGGGCAGGGCAGCTCGCTGGACCTGCTCATGAACACGCTCTATTTCGGGGAGGAGGTCCCACACCTCCGACGACCTTGCCGTTTTCGTGGACATAAAAACCGCCTGGATCATCCAGGGTCTGGGCCACGGCCACGAGGATGTGACGAAGATAAAAGACGATACCGAGGTCCTTTCGCGAAGCGATACGAGCGTGACGGCGGGGGCAAAGCCCTACCACTTCACGGAGATCACCGGGGAGAACGTGGGCTCCTTTCACTTTCACGGGGACTCGTCGATCTATCCGATCACGGCCGTCGCTGCCGTTCCGAAGGATGCCAAATCGGGTACGATTTTGCGCGGCCGCTACCTCTCCGGCGAGGAGGGCCATCAGATCGTGAGGCCCGTAGAGGTCATCGACGGGCTCCTCCAGAGCATCTTTCGCATAAAGAACGTTCTCGACGCGGTCATATCCGTGGTGGGCTGGCGACGGTCATGGCCATCATCCTGGTATTCGCGTTATCGCTCCGTCTCAGGCCGCGGGAGATGGAGACGATCTTCGAGCTCGGCTGCCGTCGCGCCACCACCGCCCGGCTTATCGGCGCAAAGATCTTGATCATAGTGGCCGCCAGCGGACTTCTGTGCGGTGTCATGATGGTGACGGTGAACCAGTTTGCCCACAGTCTTGTCCGTGCGCTGTTTATCCGATGAGGGCTGAGTCGTCAAGCTCAACAGGATGAAAATACTTTGCTATAGCATAAAAGGTTATCGCGAGCAGCGAGCTTTATACGTTGCAATGGGTTTTTTTTTCACCTTTAATGGAAAAGGCCAGTATTGAACGATCTTGGCCCAATTGAGGCGAGGTGCCAATTAAATACCGGTGTAAAGGGAGGGGGACATGCCTGGAAAGAGTATTACGTGGGCGCTTTATTCATTTTTTCTCGTCATTTCGATGTG
It contains:
- the pyk gene encoding pyruvate kinase, which produces MSLPSNKTKIICTIGPVSESPEAIEKLILAGMDVARLNFSHGDLKTHEERIGRIRDVARKTGKRVAIMVDLPGPKIRIGEFAEEPVDLRSGESFLLTTEDIVGDVGRASVNFPNLPGVVKPGDTLFLNDGLIQLEVVRIEGKTVACRVVAGGELRSRKGLNLPGISLGIDAFTEHDRDCMAFALEKGVDAISQSFVESAGDVERVREASRSFGKNPFIIAKIERSVALDQIDGILHAADGIMIARGDLGVDIPIEQIAIAQKRIMDKALFMGKPVITATQMLESMVDNPRPTRAEATDVANAILDGTDCVMLSGESAVGKYPVEAVSMLASIAKETEPHRSSFRHEATRVQEGIAAGVGPVDIIASSIQRALEYVSPAAVIVPTLSGYTARSLARFRFPVWVTAVSPHHETCQALTFSYGVYPVYEPDYPEDWNTYAREWVRRENLDGRYVILTEGPSPRYPKGNNRMEIIDLERQGG
- the fbaA gene encoding class II fructose-bisphosphate aldolase, producing the protein MPVADYRVYCEMLDRAQENDYAYPAINVTSLVTANAVLRGLAEARSDGIIQVSTGGGSFASGLSLGDMVLGAISIAEHVHRAAERYDIYVALHTDHCTADKLESFVIPLIEETERRRAAGMKNLFNSHMFDGSTLPLSENLKLAVPLLERCHRNEIILEVETGIVGGEEDGVSGEDAPPEKLYTTPEDMLEVARTLSQVKGARFLLAATFGNVHGVYKPGKVKLRPKILKEGQEAVESAFGKDARFDLVFHGGSGSTLEEIRETLEYGVVKMNIDTDTQYAFSRPIADHMMKHYDGVLKVDGEVGNKKMYDPRNYLKLAEASMAERVKLGASDLRSEGNTLFGS
- a CDS encoding ATP-dependent 6-phosphofructokinase, coding for MEVRSHDFQVSALGACTFPNPMQGVTFVADGSQVLYHGKIDEVRKFFDRGESPPAFEVAGPREKIFFDPSKLSCGVVTCGGLCPGLNDVIRSIVLNLYHHYGVKRVLGFPFGFEGLTDKYGHVPMELTPGVVNIIHEQGGTILGSSRGAQAVGEMVDTLERFNIGILFTIGGDGTLRGAQAISDEIARRGLSISAIGIPKTIDNDISFIHWSFGFETAVSEARRVIYGAHTEATGARNGVGLVKLMGRESGFIAAYSALANNDVNFCLIPEVPFTLEGFLAALEKRIEQRGHAVIVVAEGAGQDLMAETGERDASGNIRFGDIGLFLRDAIRAHFASLGTELNLKYIDPSYTIRSIPANARDSAFCLLLGQLAVHAGMAGRTGMVVGNWRQEFTHVPIPLTVSARKKVDPGDRLWSSVLAATGQPKDMR
- a CDS encoding LysE family transporter, encoding MGYLISGVVFGTAAGISPGPLLTLVIAETIKHSKREGIKVASAPIITDLPIVMASIYVIAKLSHSDLLLGIISIFGAAFIGYLACESITVKGVELDLGKVKPRSLRKGVITNFLNPHPYLFWIAVGAPVTLKAFEDSFLSAFSFILGFYLCLIGSKVLIALVVDRSKDFLKSSAYVYILRVLGVILLIFSGLFIRDGLKFFGLIR